The sequence ACCAACGCGTCGGTGAGGGTCGGCGCGAAGAACCCCAGAACCCGGAACAGCTCCCCATATCCCGGAAGCAACTCCACGGGCCGCGTCCGGACGGCGGTGACGAACCATTCGGCCGCCTGCTCAGGGGACAACGCCGCCATCGAGTCGTAGTCCGTGGTCGGGGCGATCATGGGCGTCCTCACCAGAGGCAGGTCGAGGGTGGTGACAGCGATGCCGCGATCGCGAAGTTCGGCACCGAGACTGCGACCGAACGCGCCGACCGCCGCCTTCGACGCGTGGTAGGCGGAGAACTTGGGCATCACACCTGCGGGCACACCCCATGTGGCCACGTTGATGATGTGGCCGTCGCGACGCTCGAGCATCGACGGAAGTAACGCGAGCGTGAGCCGGGTCGAACCGAAGTAGTTGATCGCCATGGTGCGCTCGTAGTCGTGGAAGCGGTCGAGCGAATCTTCGACCGTCCGCCGGATCGAGCGTCCGGCGTTGTTGACGAGGACGTCGACAGGGCCGATATCGCCGAGCACCCGGGATACCATGGCGTCGATCGAGTCGGGGTCGGTCAGGTCGCAGGGGACGGCGTGGGCGTCGCACCCTGCACGCAGGATGTCGTCGCGGACGGCTTCGAGGGCTTCGGCGCCTCGGGCGACGAGCACGACCTCCGCCCCGAGATGTGCGAGTCGGCGTGCCGCAGCCTCGCCGACACCCGACGAACCCCCGGTGACCAGGATGCGCTTCCCGGCTACCCGATGTCCCGACTTCGGTACGAGGCGCGTCGCGAGTGTCCGCGGCGAGGGGAGAGGATTCAGTGCCGCCTGGGTGAGCAACTGTCGGATCACGTCCCCAGCGTGGCAGCAGACCGCCCGCAATGCACCCGGCGACACGGCAAGGACAAAAACAATCAATCGTGCTTGCTTTTTTACGGGGTTGGTGTGATGCTGGTCGCATGGCCGAACTGCAGAGGTTCATCGATGACGTATGTGCCGAGAGTGAAGCGCTGGATGCGCTGGTCGCAGACCTCCCGGACCCCCGATGGGGAGACCCCACACCTGCGGAGGGATGGACGATCGCCCACCAGATCGGGCATCTGCTCTGGACCGATCGAGCCGCCCTGCTGGCGATCACCGACCCCGACGCGTTCACCACGCAGCTGGCGGTCGCCGCGGCAGACCCGGCAGGTTTCGTCGACGCCGGTGCCCGCGAGTTCGCGAGCCTCCCGCCGGCGCAGCTCCTCGAGGACTGGCGGACGACCCGTGCACAGCTCGCCGATGCTCTGGCCGCGGTGCCGCCCGACCAGAAAATCCTGTGGTACGGACCGCCGATGAAGGCGGCGTCCATGGCGACGGCCCGCTTGATGGAAACGTGGGCGCACGGCCAGGACGTGGCCGACGCTCTGGGAGTGACACGGACACCTACTGCGAGGCTGAGAAGCATCGCCCACCTCGGTGTCCGCACCCGCGACTTCGCCTACGCCGTCAACGAGCTTCCTGCGCCGTCCGAGGAATTCCGCGTCGAACTGACCGCGCCCGGTGGTTCGTCCTCGTGGACATGGGGACCCGAGGACGCCGCCCAGAGGGTGACCGGACCGGCAGAAGACTTCTGCCTGCTCGTCACCCAGCGTGCGAATCGGGCAGACCTTACTCTCGTCGCGACCGGGCCGGACGCCGACCAATGGCTGGACATCGCACAGGCTTTCGCGGGTCCCGCCGGCGGGGGACGGGAGGCGGGGTCGCGATGACGGTGCGGATCGGCAACTGTTCCGGCTTCTACGGTGACCGCCTGTCGGCGATGCGCGAGATGCTCGAGGACGGCGAACTCGACTACCTGACCGGTGACTATCTCGCCGAACTGACCATGTTGATCCTCGGTCGTGACCGCATGAAGGACCCCGACCGGGGATACGCCAAAACGTTTCTCCGCCAGGCTGAAGACTGCCTCGGACTGGCCCTGGACAAGGGCGTCCGCATAGTGGCCAACGCAGGTGGCCTCAATCCCGCAGGTCTGGCCGCGGCACTGCGTGCAGTGAACGACACGCTGGGGCTGCAGGCAAAGATCGCTTACGTCGAGGGTGACGATCTGATCGGGCGGACCGCGGAACTCGGACTGGGCAGTCCGCTGACCGCCAATGCCTACCTCGGAGCGTGGGGAATCGTCGAATGCCTGAATGCCGGGGCCGACGTGGTGGTCACCGGCCGTGTCACCGACGCCTCGGTGATCGTGGGACCGGCGGCTGCGCACTTCGGGTGGCAACGGGGCGACTTCGATCAGCTGGCGGGTGCGGTGGTGGCGGGTCACGTCATCGAGTGCGGCACCCAGGCCACCGGGGGCAACTATGCATTCTTCACCGAGATCGCCGACCTCGACCGGCCCGGGTTTCCGATCGCCGAGATCGACGCGGACGGATCCTCGGTCATCACCAAGCACCCCGGAACGGGCGGGGCGGTGACGGCCGGAACCGTGACCGCGCAGCTGCTGTACGAGATCACGGGCGGCCGGTATGCCGGCCCCGACGTGACGGCCCGGATCGACACCGCCGAGCTGTCCGACGACGGCGCCGATCGTGTCCGCATCAGCGGGGTCACGGGTGAGCCGCCGCCGCCGCAGCTGAAAGTCTCGTTGAACACCCTCGCCGGGTTCCGGAACGAGGCCGTGTTCGTCCTGACCGGCCTCGACATCGAGGCCAAGGCGGCGCTGGTGCGGAGACAACTCGAGAGTGGGCTGACCATCCGTCCGGCCGAACTGGAGTGGTCGCTCGCCCGCACCGACCACCCGGACGCCGATACCGAGGAGGCCGCGAGCGCACTACTGCGGTGTGTGGTTCGCGATTCCGACGCCGCCGCGGTGGGGCGCAGCTTCTCCTCGCTCGCAGTCGAACTCGCACTCGCCAGCTATCCCGGCTTCACGCTCACCGCCCCACCCGGGCAGGGGCAGCCCTACGGGGTGTTCACGCCCGGATACGTACACGTCAAGGAAGTTCCGCACGTCGCGGTACTGCCGGACGGCGCCCGCGTCGACATCGAGCCGTCTCCCGAGGTGCGTGAACTCGAGGACGTCGACGATCCGGTACTCCCGGGGGCACCGGCCAGTGGCCCGACGACGCGCTGCCCCCTCGGCACCATTGCCGGTGCCCGCAGCGGCGACAAGGGCGGCAACGCCAACGTCGGTGTGTGGGTCCGCACCGACGAACAGTGGCGGTGGCTGGTCCACACCCTGACAGTCGACGAAGTGAAACGACTCCTCCCGGAGGCTGCCGACCTCCCCGTCACGCGGTACGTGCTGCCGAAACTGCGCGCCGTCAATTTCGTCATCGAGGGAATTCTCGGGCAGGGCGTCGCGTCCCAGGCCCGATTCGACCCGCAGGCCAAGGGTCTCGGTGAATGGTTGCGCTCGAGGCACGTCGATATTCCGAAAGCACTCCTCCCCGAAGGGACAAGTTCGTGAACGTGTGGGACACACCGGAACGGCAGGAGCTGCGCAAGACCGTGCGCGGTTTCGTCGAGCGACAGATACTTCCGCATCTCGCGGACTGGGAGCGTGACGGTGAGATTCCGCGCGCACTGCACCGTGAGGCAGCCGAACTCGGGCTGATGGGCGCCGGATTTCCGGAGTCCGTCGGCGGCGAGGGCGGGGATTTGGTGGACGCGGTCCTCATCTGCGAGGAGATGCACCAGGCCGGGGCGTCGGGTGGTCTGTTCGCGTCTCTGTTCACCTCGGGCATCGCCCTGCCGCACCTGGCAGCGGCCGGTGACCCGGAGCAGATAGAGAAGTGGGTGCGGCCCACCCTGCGCGGAGACCTCATCGGCTCGCTCGCCATCACGGAACCGGGCGGCGGTTCCGACGTCGGCCACCTGCGGACCACCGCGGTGCGCGACGGCGACCACTTCGTCGTCAACGGTTCCAAAACCTTCATCACCTCCGCGTGCCGCGCCGACTTCGTGGTCACCGCGGTACGCACCGGCGGACCCGGTGCCGCCGGTGTGTCCCTTCTCGTGATCGAGAAGGGAACACCCGGTTTCGAGGTAGCCCGCAAGCTCGACAAGATGGGATGGCGCGCGTCCGACACCGCGGAGTTGTCGTTCGTCGACGCGCGTGTGCCGGTCGCCAACCTCGTCGGCGCCGAGAACAGCGGATTCTCACAGATCGCCCAGGCCTTTCTCACCGAACGCATCGCGCTTGCAGCCCAAGCGTATTCGAGTGCGCAGCGGTGCCTCGACCTCACGTTGGCGTGGGTCCGCGACCGCGAAACCTTCGGGCGGCCACTGATCAGCAGGCAGGCAGTGCAGAACACGGTCACGGAAATGGCCCGGAAGATCGATGTGGCCCGGGTGTACACCCGGACTCTGGTCGAGCGGTCGCTCGAATCGAACGAGGACTTCATCGCGGAGGTGTGTTTCGCGAAGAACACCGCGGTGGAGTCGGGCGAATGGGTGGCCAACCAGGCTGTTCAGCTGTTCGGAGGGCTCGGTTACATGCGGGAGAGCGAAGTGGAGCGGCAGTACCGCGACATGCGCATTCTGGGAATCGGCGGGGGCACCACGGAGATACTGACCGGCCTTGCCGCCAAGCGATTGGGGTATCAAGCATGACGACGCTGAAGTCGACTCTCGACACCGGCTCGGACGAGTACGCGGCCGCGGCGAAAGCCATGACCGACAAACTCGCCGAGATCGACACCGAACACGCCAAGGCGCTCGCCGGCGGCGGGGAGAAGTACACCGAACGGCACAAGAAGCGCGGAAAGCTCCTCGCCCGCGAACGGATCGAATTGCTGCTGGACCCCGACTCGCCCTTTCTCGAGCTGTGCCCGCTGGCGGCGTGGGGCAGCGAGTTCCCGGTCGGCGCCAGCACCGTGGTCGGGATCGGGGTAGTCGAGGGTGTCGAGTGCCTGATCGTGGCCAACGACCCGACGGTCCGCGGTGGCACGAGCAACCCGTGGACACTGCGGAAAGGGTTCCGCGCCAACGACATCGCACGGCAGAACCGGCTCCCGGTCATTTCACTCGTGGAGTCGGGCGGCGCCGACCTCCCCACCCAGAAGGAAGTGTTCATTCCCGGCGGTCGCATGTTCCGCGACCTCACCCAGCTGTCCGCCGCGGGCATCCCGACCATCGCGCTCGTCTTCGGGAACTCGACCGCCGGCGGCGCGTACATCCCGGGCATGTCCGATCACGTCGTGATGATCAAGGAACGGTCCAAGGTGTTCCTCGCCGGACCTCCGCTCGTGAAAATGGCCACCGGTGAGGAGTCGGACGACGAAACCCTCGGCGGCGCCGAAATGCATGCCCGCAAGTCCGGTCTCGCCGACTACTTCGCCATCGACGAGCAGGACGCGATCCGGATCGGCCGCAGCATCGTCAAGCGACTGAACTGGAAGAAGCAGGGTCCCGCGCCCCGGGCCGAGGTCATCGAACCGCTCGCGGACCCCGAGGAACTGCTCGGCATCGTCCCCGCCGACCTCAAGATCCCGTTCGATCCCCGAGAGGTGATCGCCCGCATCGTCGACGGCTCCGACTTCGACGAGTTCAAGCCGATGTACGGGTCTTCGCTCGTCACCGGCTGGGCCGAACTGCACGGGTATCCGATCGGCATCCTCGCCAACGCGCGCGGTGTTCTCTTCAGCGAGGAGTCGCAGAAGGCCACCCAGTTCATCCAGCTGGCCAACCGTTCGAACACCCCGCTGCTGTTCCTGCACAACACCACCGGATACATGGTGGGTAAGGAGTACGAGGAGGGCGGGATGATCAAGCACGGTTCGATGATGATCAACGCGGTCTCCAATTCCACCGTCCCGCACATCTCGATCCTCCTCGGGGCGTCGTACGGGGCCGGGCACTACGGCATGTGCGGACGCGCATTCGACCCGCGATTCCTGTTCGCCTGGCCCAGTTCCAAGTCGGCCGTCATGGGCGGTGCGCAGTTGGCGGGCGTCATCTCCATTGTCAGCCGGGCGTCGGCCGAAGCGCGCGGCCAGGCCTTCGACGAAGAGGCCGACGCCGGCATGCGGGCCATGATCGAGAACCAGATCGAGGCCGAATCGATCCCGATGTTCCTGTCCGGTCGCCTGTACGACGACGGTGTGATCGATCCCCGCGACACCCGAACCGTGGTGGGAATGTGCCTGTCGGCCATTGCCAACGCCCCGATCGAAGGCGCCGAGAACTTCGGCGTCTTCCGGATGTGAGGCAGCACATGACAACCCTCGACGCCCCACACCTGATCCGGTCCGTCCTCGTTGCCAACCGTGGTGAGATCGCCCGTCGCATCTCCGCCACCTGCCGGCGGGCGGGCATCGGCACCGTCGCCGTGTTTTCCGACGCCGACGCATCGAGCCCGCACGTCGCCGAGGCCGACGCTGCGGTCCGGTTGCCCGGCAACAGCCCCGCCGACACGTACCTGCGCGGCGACCTCGTCATCGAGGCTGCCCGCCGGGCCGGCGCCGATGCCATTCACCCGGGCTACGGGTTCCTCTCGGAGAATGCCGATTTCGCGCGCGCCGTCCACGACGCGGGACTCACCTGGATCGGGCCACCCTCGCCCGCCATCGAGATGATGGGCTCGAAGGTGGAGTCCAAGAAGCTGATGGCCTCCGCCGGGGTCCCCGTCCTGGCCGAACTCGATCCCGACTCGGTCACCGAGGCCGATCTGCCCGTGCTCGTCAAGGCGTCCGCGGGAGGCGGCGGACGCGGCATGCGTGTCGTTCGCGAGCTCGCGGACCTGGCGGAACAACTGGAAGGCGCTCGCCGCGAAGCACTGTCGGCCTTCGGTGACCCGACGGTGTTCTGCGAGCGCTACCTGGAAACGGGCAGGCACATCGAAGTGCAGGTGATGGCCGACCGTCATGGAACGGTGTGGGCGGTGGGGGAGCGTGAATGTTCCATCCAGCGCCGTCACCAGAAGGTGGTCGAAGAGGCGCCGTCCCCGTTGGTCGAGGCCATACCCGGGATGCGGGAGCGGCTTTTCGAAGCAGCCCGAGTCGCCGCCAAGGCCATCGACTACGAGGGTGCCGGCACGGTCGAATTTCTCGCCGACCAGGCGGGAGACTTCTATTTTCTCGAGATGAACACCCGACTGCAGGTGGAGCACCCGGTCACCGAATGCACCACGGGGCTCGACCTCGTCGAACTGCAACTGCAGGTGGCGTCGGGTATTCCTCTTGCCGCGGAGCATCCCACCGTGTCGGGCCACTCCATCGAGGTTCGGCTGTACGCCGAGGATCCGGCTCTGAACTGGCAACCCCAGAGCGGCACCGTCCACCACTTCGACGTGCCGGGCACGACCACCGAGTTCGACGTTCTGCGCTCGCCCGGCGTCCGCCTCGATTCCGGTGTGGTCGACGGCTCCGTGGTGGGTGTGCACTACGACCCCATGCTCGCGAAGGTGATTTCGTTCGCGGCAACGCGGTCCCAGGCGGCTACCCGGCTGGCGTCGGCCCTCGGCCGTGCGCAGATCCACGGGCTGCGCACCAACCGGGACCTGTTGGTCAATGTCCTGCGGCACCCGGCGTTCCTTGCAGGCGACACGGACACCGCCTTCTTCGCGACCCACGACCTCGAGGTGTTGTCGCGGCCGCTCGCGTCGGCTGACGCCCACAGGTTGTCGGCGCTCGCCGCCGCACTGGCGGACGCGGCGCACAACCGCGAGGTCGCGGCGGTGAACGCCACGCTCCCCAGTGGATGGAGGAACCTGCCGTCCGCTCCGCAAAGTAAGACGTTCAGCACAGGTGACCGTCAGATCGAGGTCCGGTACCTGCTCGGCCGGTACGGGCTGAAGGCGGACGGCTTCGACGATGTCACCCTCGTCGCGGCGACCGCACGCAGGGTCGTGCTGGACGTTGCCGGGCTGCGCAGATCGTTCGAGGTGGCGCGCTACGGCGACGACGTATTCGTCGACTCGGCGCTCGGGCCGGTGAGCCTGCGCGCAGAGCCGCGATTCACCGACCCGAGCACCGTGGTGGCGGAGGGGTCCCTACTCGCCCCGATGCCCGGTTCGGTAATCCGCCTCGGCGCCGAGGTCGGCGATTCCGTGACCGTCGGCCAGCCCATCGTGTGGCTCGAGGCGATGAAGATGGAACACACCATCAAGGCACCGGCATCCGGTGTGGTCACCGAACTGTCGGTGACCGTCGGTCAGCAGGTCGACGTGGGGACGGTACTGGCAGTAGTCGAAGCAGCGCAGGCTGAAGGAGAATCATGAGCTTCATCGAGACCGAAGAACAGAAGGAACTCCGTGCCTCCGTGTCGAGGCTCGGGGAGCGTTTCAACTACGTCGATTATGTGCTTCCTCGGGCGCGGCGCGGTGAACCACTGACGGAGTTGTGGAACGAGGCGGGCAAGCTCGGGTTCCTCGGCGTCAACCTCCCCGAGGAATACGGCGGCGGGGGAGCGGGCATCTACGAACTGGCGCTGGTCCAGGAAGAACTTGCCGCGCACGGTGCCGGGCTGCTGCTCGTGGTGGTGTCGCCCGCCATCTGCGGCACCATCATCGGCAAGTACGGAACCGAGGAGCAGAAGCAGAAGTGGCTCCCAGGACTCGCCGACGGGTCGAAGATCATGGCATTCGGCATCACCGAGGCCGATGCGGGTTCGAACTCGCATCAGATCACGACCACCGCGCGCCGGGACGGCGAGGACTGGGTGCTGACGGGGAACAAGATCTATATCTCCGGGGTCGATCAGGCCGATGCCGTCCTGATCGTCGCGCGGACCGAGGACTCGAAGACCGGCAAGCTGAAGCCTGCGCTCTTCATCGTCCCCACCGACGCCGAGAACTTTGTCAAGACGCCGATGGAGATGGACATCGTCGAGCCCGACCACCAGTTCATGCTGTTTCTCGACAACGTGCGGCTTCCGGCGGACGCACTCGTCGGAGAGGCCGACGCCGCGCTGATGCAATTGTTCGCGGGCCTGAATCCCGAACGCATCCTGGGTGCGGCCATGGCTGTCGGCATGGGTCGGTACGCGCTCGACGCGGCCGTGAAGTTTGCGAACGAGCGCACGGTGTGGAAGACGCCGATCGGCGCTCACCAGGGGATTTCGCACCCACTAGCTCAAATCAAGATCGAGCTCGAACTCGCCAAGCTGATGATGCAGAAGGCCGCGGTGCTCTACGACAGCGGCGACGACTTCGGGGCCGCGGAGGCCGCGAACATGGCCAAGTACGCCGCCGCCGAGGCGAGCATCAAGGCCCTCGACCAGGCCATCCAGACGCACGGTGGGGCAGGCCTGACCAAGGAATACGGCCTGGCAGCGATGCTCGGTGCGGCCCGCATCGCCCGGGTGGCGCCGGTCAGCCGGGAAATGGTCCTGAACTTCGTCTCCCAGCACTCGCTCGGGTTGCCGAAGTCGTACTGATGTCGAACGGACGGCACATGACCGAAGTACACGCCGACCGGTACGTCCGGTACGAGGTGAGTCGCGGGTTCGCCACCCTCACCCTGGACTCGCCGCACAACAGGAACGCGATTTCCGGGAGGCTGGTCGATCAGCTTCTGCAGGGATTGCGGGACGCCGCTGCGGACAACGACGTCCGCGGCGTCGTTCTGACCCACACCGGCGGCACTTTCTGCGCCGGGGCGGATCTCAGTGAGACCGGTGGAGACGTCCGGTCCCGGACCCGTCAGATGGCGGAACTGCTGCGCGCCATCGTCGAGCTGCCCAAACCGGTGGTGGCGCGGATCGACGGTCACGTCCGAGCGGGAGGCATGGGTCTGGTGGGTGCCTGCGACATCGCGGTCGCCGGACCTCGCAGCACCTTCGCCCTCACCGAGGTGCGTCTCGGGCTCGCCGCCTCGATCATCTCGTTGACCGTCCTTCCCCGCATCGACGCACGCGCGGCAGGACGGTACTTCCTCACGGGCGAGAAGTTCGGCGCGCACGAGGCCGAGGCGATCGGACTGATCAGTGAGTCGGCGCAGGACCCGGACGACATCGTCGAGGAAATTCTCGACCAGTTCCGGCAGGCGTCACCACAGGGGCTGGCGGAGAGCAAGGCCCTGATCACGAAGGCACTGCTCGCCGATTTCGACCGCTACACCGACGAACTGACAGCGCAGTCCGCGAGGCTCTTCGAGTCCGAGGAAGCCCGGGAAGGCATGATGGCGTTCCTGCAGAAGCGGCCGCCCACCTGGGCCTCCGGCCCCGTGCGCGGTTGACGAGTCTCAGGACTCGTCAACCGCGCACGGGCGCGCAGCGCAACGAGAGGAAGTGACCGCATGACCCGCGAACCGAAGCAGGACCGTAGCCGGGTCACGCGTGAGCATCTGCTCGAGGTCACCATCGACTGCCTCGCCGAACTGGGGTGGGGCGCCACCACCGTCAGCCTGGTGGCGCAACGCGCCGGGGTGTCGCGCGGTGCCACTCAGCACCATTTCCCGACGCGGGAAGATCTGATCACCGCCGCCCTCGAGGTGATGTTCGACGCCAGGATGGAGCAGGCCCGGCGGGAGGCCACCGACCTGCCGTCGGGAGCGGGCCGCACCGAGGCGGTGGTGTCGCGGCTCGTCGACTACTACACGGGCACTCTCTTCAAAGCGGCCCTGCAGGTGTGGACCGCAGCCTCGGCCGACCCCGAGCTGCGGGCGCGGATCGTGCCGCTCGAGGAACGCTTCGGACGTGTCGCCCATCGCACCGCCGTCGAGCATTTCGGCTTCGACGACTCCGACCCGGTGGCACACCGCCTCGTGCAGGCCACTCTCGACCTGGCCCGCGGGCTCGGCCTCGCCGACGTCCTCACCGACGACTCGAAACGCCGCGCCGAGGTGGTACGTCAATGGGCTGCGCAACTCGACGCCGCGCTCCCACGGGGCACTGACGGCGCCGAACGGACACTCGACGCGGTGGCAGTCGACTGAACCGGGCACACCCCGGCCGGATCGGTAGAGTCAGCGTTCATGGGCAGGAAATGGGGAGTGCTCGCCGCGGTCGGTGTCGTGGCTGCACTGGCCGGCTGCGGGGGCGGCGACGACGCCGGGACCGATACTGCCGCCCCACCCGCCACCGGGCAGATCACCGAACCGGGACCGTTCTTCGGTCAGTGCGGCTCCGTCACGGACGACGAAGTGTCGACGGCATTCGGTATGCCCTCCTTCACCGGCGTCACCCGCAACTCAGTCGGCTGTGAATGGGAAACCGCGGGAATCGGCGGGCCCAGCGTGACGTTCTCCTGGTACCGCGGCAGTCCGATCGGCCGCGAACGGGCGGGATCGGAACTGATCGGCCGGCCGGCCACCGACATCGACGTCCAGGGGAACCCTGGCTTCATCGCCTCTTCGGAGGGGATTCTGTGCGAACTCGGTGTGGAGTTCGGCGGCGATTTCATTCACTGGTCGGTGATGTATGCCGACGCCCGGCCGGCCGCCGACCCCTGCAAGGTTGCGCGGGACCTCGCCGAACTCAGCGTGTCGAGGGCGAAATGAGCTGGGGCCAGATGAGCGGAGGGCTGATGAGCGGCGGACGTCGGCGCGCGGCCGAGGCTACGGCCGCGATCGTGTCGGTGGCCGGGCTGATCGCGGGATGCGGATCGTCGATCGACGGTTCGCCCCGACCCGAAGGTGCCTCTGTCACCGGTGACACGGAGAGATTCACCGCTCTCCTCGAGGAGTGCGACGCAGTCACCGACGAACAGATCGCCGAGGCCGTCGCCGCCGACGCCATCGAGCGCGGCTTCTTCGGCGCGATCTGCCGCTGGGATGCCGTCGGCGCCAACGGTCCGGTGAAGATCACCTTCAACTGGTTCGAGACAGGTTCGCTCGACACCGAGAAGGAGACGGGCGAGGAGCTGGGCTACAAGGTGGAGTCGTCGACCATCCAGGGCCGCAGAGCCGTGGTGATGCGGCCACCGAACGACCCAGGAGCCTGCGGGGTGAGCGTGGGATCGCCGTCCTCGGGTGTGGTCGGCTGGTGGGTGCAGTTCACCGCTGCCGCGGCGGATCCGTGCGAGGCGGCGTCCACCCTCGCCGATCTGACGCTCAACCTGAGCAGCTAGTGTGCTGGCACTCGAACCGAAAGCCCTCTTTCCCACCTCGCAGCCCTTACCACCGCCCGCCCGCTTTGACCTTCCGGCGCGCCGCCGGGTATCGTTGTGGGTCGTGTCCGGCATGCCCGGGCCGATCTGTGTGCCTAGCGAGGTATTGCCGTGCGCGCGTTCGTGCAGATTTGCTGCATGGAACGAGCATCCGGCTGCCTGTGTGGGGGTATGCGACACACCCGACCGTGGGGTGCGTGCACGTCACGCACCGTCGATCGAGTGCGGGGCAGTAGCTTCCTTGCCCCAACTGCTAGATCCCTAATTTCAGAACAGCCAAGGTTGCTTGTCCAGAGCAGTCTGTTCAACACGAAGAAAGCCGGTAAATGCCAACCATCAATCAGTTGGTCCGCAAGGGCCGCCGCGACAAGACCGCCAAGGTCAAGACGGCAGCTCTGAAGGGCAGCCCGCAGCGTCGTGGCGTGTGCACCCGCGTGTACACCACCACCCCGAAGAAGCCGAACTCGGCGCTCCGTAAGGTCGCGCGTGTGCGCTTGACCAGCTCCGTCGAGGTCACCGCTTACATCCCGGGTGAGGGCCACAACCTGCAGGAGCACTCCATGGTGCTCGTCCGCGGTGGTCGTGTGAAGGACCTCCCGGGTGTGCGCTACAAGATCATCCGCGGCTCCCTCGACACCCAGGGTGTCAAGGGCCGCAAGCAGGCACGCAGCCGCTACGGCGCCAAGAAGGAGAAGAGCTAATGCCACGTAAGGGCCCCGCTCCGAAGCGCCCGCTCATCAACGACCCGGTCTACGGTTCGCCCCTGGTGACGCAGCTCGTCAACAAGATCCTCCTGGACGGCAAGAAGTCCACCGCCGAGCGCATCGTCTACCAGGCGCTCGAGCAGGCACGCGAGAAGACCGGCACCGATCCGGTCGTCACCCTCAAGCGCGCTCTGGACAACGTCAAGCCTGCCCTCGAGGTTCGCAGCCGCCGTGTCGGTGGCGCCACCTACCAGGTGCCGGTCGAGGTCCGTCCGGGCCGTTCCACCACCCTCGCGCTCCGCTGGCTCGTGACCTTCTCGCGGCAGCGCCGTGAGAAGACGATGGTCGAGCGTCTCGCCAATGAGCTCCTCGACGCCAGCAACGGCCTCGGTGCCGCTGTGAAGCGCCGTGAGGACACTCACAAGATGGCTGAAGCCAACAAGGCATTCGCCCACTACCGCTGGTGACGTCACGTCGGAGCAGTCACCTCACCGTGACTGCTCCGGCGTCGTTGCTACGTCGGGCCCTACCCGGGCCCGGCTGATCTACAACTCGAGACAATGGCCCCGCTGGTGGAACACCGGGGAGGCCGACACCCGATACACGAGCTACGAGCGGGGAAGAATCCTGTGGCACAGGAAGTGCTGACCGACCTGAACAAGGTCCGCAACATCGGCATCATGGCGCACATCGATGCCGGCAAGACCACCACCACCGAGCGCATCCTGTTCTACACCGGTGTCAACTACAAGATCGGTGAGACGCACGACGGCGCGTCGACGACGGACTGGATGGAGCAGGAGAAGGAACGCGGCATCACGATCACCTCTGCCGCGGTGACCTGCTTCTGGAACAACAACCAGATCAACATCATCGACACCCCCGGTCACGTCGACTTCACCGTCGAGGTGGAGCGTTCGCTTCGCGTGCTCGACGGAGCTGTGGCCGTGTTCGACGGCAAGGAGGGCGTCGAGCCCCAGTCGGAGCAGGTGTGGCGTCAGGCCGCCAAGTACGACGTTCCGCGCATCTGTTTCGTCAACAAGATGGACAAGATGGGCGCGGACTTCTACTTCACGGTCCAGACCATCATCGACCGTCTCGGTGCCAAGCCT comes from Rhodococcus oxybenzonivorans and encodes:
- a CDS encoding acetyl/propionyl/methylcrotonyl-CoA carboxylase subunit alpha, with translation MTTLDAPHLIRSVLVANRGEIARRISATCRRAGIGTVAVFSDADASSPHVAEADAAVRLPGNSPADTYLRGDLVIEAARRAGADAIHPGYGFLSENADFARAVHDAGLTWIGPPSPAIEMMGSKVESKKLMASAGVPVLAELDPDSVTEADLPVLVKASAGGGGRGMRVVRELADLAEQLEGARREALSAFGDPTVFCERYLETGRHIEVQVMADRHGTVWAVGERECSIQRRHQKVVEEAPSPLVEAIPGMRERLFEAARVAAKAIDYEGAGTVEFLADQAGDFYFLEMNTRLQVEHPVTECTTGLDLVELQLQVASGIPLAAEHPTVSGHSIEVRLYAEDPALNWQPQSGTVHHFDVPGTTTEFDVLRSPGVRLDSGVVDGSVVGVHYDPMLAKVISFAATRSQAATRLASALGRAQIHGLRTNRDLLVNVLRHPAFLAGDTDTAFFATHDLEVLSRPLASADAHRLSALAAALADAAHNREVAAVNATLPSGWRNLPSAPQSKTFSTGDRQIEVRYLLGRYGLKADGFDDVTLVAATARRVVLDVAGLRRSFEVARYGDDVFVDSALGPVSLRAEPRFTDPSTVVAEGSLLAPMPGSVIRLGAEVGDSVTVGQPIVWLEAMKMEHTIKAPASGVVTELSVTVGQQVDVGTVLAVVEAAQAEGES
- a CDS encoding acyl-CoA dehydrogenase family protein, which gives rise to MSFIETEEQKELRASVSRLGERFNYVDYVLPRARRGEPLTELWNEAGKLGFLGVNLPEEYGGGGAGIYELALVQEELAAHGAGLLLVVVSPAICGTIIGKYGTEEQKQKWLPGLADGSKIMAFGITEADAGSNSHQITTTARRDGEDWVLTGNKIYISGVDQADAVLIVARTEDSKTGKLKPALFIVPTDAENFVKTPMEMDIVEPDHQFMLFLDNVRLPADALVGEADAALMQLFAGLNPERILGAAMAVGMGRYALDAAVKFANERTVWKTPIGAHQGISHPLAQIKIELELAKLMMQKAAVLYDSGDDFGAAEAANMAKYAAAEASIKALDQAIQTHGGAGLTKEYGLAAMLGAARIARVAPVSREMVLNFVSQHSLGLPKSY
- a CDS encoding enoyl-CoA hydratase family protein encodes the protein MSNGRHMTEVHADRYVRYEVSRGFATLTLDSPHNRNAISGRLVDQLLQGLRDAAADNDVRGVVLTHTGGTFCAGADLSETGGDVRSRTRQMAELLRAIVELPKPVVARIDGHVRAGGMGLVGACDIAVAGPRSTFALTEVRLGLAASIISLTVLPRIDARAAGRYFLTGEKFGAHEAEAIGLISESAQDPDDIVEEILDQFRQASPQGLAESKALITKALLADFDRYTDELTAQSARLFESEEAREGMMAFLQKRPPTWASGPVRG
- a CDS encoding TetR/AcrR family transcriptional regulator translates to MTREPKQDRSRVTREHLLEVTIDCLAELGWGATTVSLVAQRAGVSRGATQHHFPTREDLITAALEVMFDARMEQARREATDLPSGAGRTEAVVSRLVDYYTGTLFKAALQVWTAASADPELRARIVPLEERFGRVAHRTAVEHFGFDDSDPVAHRLVQATLDLARGLGLADVLTDDSKRRAEVVRQWAAQLDAALPRGTDGAERTLDAVAVD
- a CDS encoding DUF3558 domain-containing protein, with product MGRKWGVLAAVGVVAALAGCGGGDDAGTDTAAPPATGQITEPGPFFGQCGSVTDDEVSTAFGMPSFTGVTRNSVGCEWETAGIGGPSVTFSWYRGSPIGRERAGSELIGRPATDIDVQGNPGFIASSEGILCELGVEFGGDFIHWSVMYADARPAADPCKVARDLAELSVSRAK
- a CDS encoding DUF3558 domain-containing protein — protein: MSGGRRRAAEATAAIVSVAGLIAGCGSSIDGSPRPEGASVTGDTERFTALLEECDAVTDEQIAEAVAADAIERGFFGAICRWDAVGANGPVKITFNWFETGSLDTEKETGEELGYKVESSTIQGRRAVVMRPPNDPGACGVSVGSPSSGVVGWWVQFTAAAADPCEAASTLADLTLNLSS